The Spirosoma foliorum genome has a window encoding:
- a CDS encoding RNA polymerase sigma factor, translating into MLKPDINHQPQSIWEKTDETLLWQQFREGQQDAFQELVQHFYRELHFYGGRFTRDSDLLKDCLQDLFLDLWTYRHKIVQTPYIRPYLYKSLRRKIHREVLRHSATMSEESMVFDDVSSEEITAEQALIRTELSEYQTARLNALLAQLSDRQREAIHLKFYAELSNDEIADVLAVNKQSVANLLHRGLTRLRESWPSLLSLIGSWLLNETFTK; encoded by the coding sequence ATGCTGAAGCCCGACATAAACCATCAGCCACAAAGCATCTGGGAGAAAACCGATGAGACCTTACTCTGGCAACAATTCAGAGAAGGGCAACAAGATGCTTTTCAGGAGCTGGTCCAGCATTTTTATCGGGAATTACACTTTTATGGCGGGCGTTTTACGCGTGATTCTGATCTGTTAAAAGATTGCCTGCAAGATCTTTTTCTGGACTTATGGACGTACCGGCACAAGATTGTCCAGACGCCCTATATCCGGCCTTATCTCTACAAATCGTTACGTCGGAAAATCCACCGGGAAGTACTGCGCCATTCGGCAACGATGAGCGAGGAAAGTATGGTGTTCGATGATGTTAGTTCGGAAGAAATTACCGCCGAACAAGCCTTGATTCGCACCGAATTGTCTGAGTATCAGACAGCACGTTTGAATGCATTATTAGCACAACTGTCTGATCGCCAGCGGGAGGCTATCCACCTTAAATTCTACGCCGAACTATCCAACGATGAAATTGCCGACGTACTGGCGGTCAATAAACAATCGGTAGCAAACCTGTTGCATCGGGGATTAACCCGACTACGGGAAAGCTGGCCATCGCTGCTATCGTTGATTGGAAGCTGGCTGCTGAACGAAACGTTTACGAAATAA
- a CDS encoding FecR family protein yields the protein MKTYQHYTVEDFLTDNWFLAWVKHNQPEARQFWEEWQQQNPQQRDTLLLAKDMAEALRNRPHALSVEQELLEVERIVKLTRHVASPSRWVVLKSSLHQYHWLAAALVALFVGAGWWFVASQKSGSSVAQLNQPFSPDNSSSERWVNQVNGTSQPVRLSLPDGSQMTLMPHSQASYPKAFDADKREIYLKGDALFSVVHEGKRPFLVYSGTLVTRVLGTQFRVQARPGDARMMVSVISGKVSVMDQKDWISFRKSLSVSKAGVVLTANQQVVYNASENSYQKELVPKPLLIPSSENSESFSFEDTPAPTVFERLKKAYGVEIIYDASALQHCTLTASLAGVSLFDQLQLLCASIGASYEVIDTRIIISSKGCS from the coding sequence ATGAAAACGTATCAACACTACACCGTCGAAGACTTTCTTACCGATAACTGGTTTCTGGCCTGGGTAAAACACAACCAGCCCGAAGCGCGCCAGTTCTGGGAAGAATGGCAACAACAGAATCCGCAACAACGAGATACATTGCTATTGGCTAAGGATATGGCCGAAGCACTTCGGAATCGCCCGCATGCCCTATCCGTAGAGCAGGAGCTTCTGGAAGTGGAACGGATTGTTAAACTAACCCGCCACGTAGCCTCGCCGTCGCGCTGGGTGGTTCTTAAGTCTTCGTTGCATCAGTATCACTGGCTGGCTGCGGCTTTAGTGGCCTTGTTTGTGGGAGCAGGCTGGTGGTTTGTGGCAAGCCAGAAGTCAGGATCGTCTGTTGCCCAACTAAACCAACCATTTAGTCCGGACAACTCTTCGAGTGAGCGCTGGGTAAACCAGGTGAATGGCACCTCACAACCGGTTCGTCTGTCGTTGCCGGATGGGAGCCAGATGACGCTGATGCCGCATAGCCAGGCATCGTATCCCAAAGCATTCGACGCCGATAAGCGGGAAATTTACTTGAAAGGTGATGCGCTGTTTTCAGTTGTTCATGAAGGAAAGCGGCCTTTTTTGGTCTATAGTGGCACATTGGTCACGCGTGTACTGGGTACCCAGTTTCGGGTTCAGGCTCGCCCAGGGGATGCCCGGATGATGGTGTCGGTGATTTCCGGGAAAGTATCGGTCATGGATCAGAAGGATTGGATTTCGTTCCGAAAATCGCTCAGTGTGTCTAAAGCGGGCGTCGTATTAACGGCCAACCAGCAGGTAGTTTACAATGCCAGCGAGAACAGCTACCAGAAAGAACTCGTACCAAAACCCCTCCTTATACCGTCATCAGAAAATTCGGAAAGCTTCAGTTTTGAGGATACACCCGCCCCAACTGTTTTCGAGCGATTAAAAAAAGCCTATGGGGTAGAAATCATCTATGATGCGTCGGCCTTGCAGCATTGTACGCTCACGGCATCGCTGGCAGGTGTTTCCTTATTCGATCAA